The stretch of DNA ATCTTATTTTGAAATGCAGAGAACTTGGGAGGAGGTGACTATCTCTTTGCTATCCGTATGATAATGGTACAGTTCAGAAGAGAATTCTCTTTCTGCGACTCCTTGTATCTCTGGGAGGTAACGGTTTAGTTCCTCTTTCTATAAGCTCAGAATCATCTATCTTGGACCGCACGCTAATATAGACTGATATTATTTCTGAGCAGATGATGTGGGCATTAGAGTATGATCCGGAGATGTATTCTCTCTACGAGGAGCCTGAGTTCGAGGGAGAGAAAACTGAAGGCTCCTCCAAAGGCAAACCGAAGTCGATAAAACAATGTGGGAAGTACGAGAGGGAGAACATTAAGAACGGTGGGAATAGCGCAGAAGGTCCATTACCTATTTCGGTTTTCTTAGTGGCTAGTGTTTTGAAAGACAAGAGTTCTAAGCTTATGACCGAAGCTCGAGGACTTGATGATGTTGTTAAGGTAATGATGAGAGATCTCACAGTGTTTTTGTCTCTTTAACATCTAAATAATCTTTTGTTTTGCTCAGATCTTAAATGACATAACGGGAAACTTGGATGCTAAGAAAGCTTGTACTGGTGCAATGAAACTTCACAAGAAATATCTAAAAAAGGTTTTAAAGTTTTTCCCTTGTCTCTTAGACTCTTAGATTTGTTTCTGTCACAAGTTTGTACTGATCTTACTCACAATGTAAATTCTTTAGCTGTATTTTAAGTCTCTCTAATCGTTTTCCATTTTGTTATTATAGCAGGCCAGAAATAGCATTGGAGAAGATTCATGAGTAGAGCCTTTTTgtgtatattgtttttttacgtATCTGATAACTCACAAAACCCGGCGACAAAAAGTTATTTACTGGTCAGAGATATATGATCCCTTGGGTGGCAAGCATTCCCTAACTTACACAGCACACAACAACTTTTCGTTCTAAAGTCTTTCATACAATGATACAAACCCatgttgtaatatttgatgtgaCAAACCCTTGTGTTCttttttgattttgtattaACAACACAAAGGGAAAAGGTAAAAGCACAGAAAATTTATCTTCCTCCTGGATAACCTCTTTGTATTTATAAGTCGGATTATGTAAATAAAGATGATTTTTTGTCGACTTCAGAGAGAACGCTTGAGCCGTCACGTTTTTGTCAGTTATGAGTGAGCTGCTTGTACTAACAAAACCAATAAAGGATCGGAGAAGAACACAACATAACGAATGAACATAATTAACGCAATTTGACACCAAAGAAACATTTTCATTACAAAGAAGCAAAGACACCAGAAAagttcaaaaacataaataagtttttaaaacatCTAAACTCCTCCTTTATTGCAACCCCTTCCACATCAGAAGGATCAAGGGAAATTTTCTTACCTTGCACTTAAGCATCTACGGTTTCAGCTGAATCAGCAGCTGCTAACACCAGCTCCGGGCTTAGGTCTCCGACATAGGTTCCATCCAAAGCATTGGGCTGTCCCAAAGCTTTCAGTGCGAGGTGTCCCGCCTTCTGTCCCGATATCATCATAGCTCCAAAGGTTGGTCCCTGCATTACCAATTCATCAACTTAGAACACGATCTTAAAAACTctgaatattatttattattattattttttattttttaaactatggaTATTAAATCATAAATTAGTCAAGGAAAGGGAGACACTCACCATTCTTGGTGCGCCATCAATCTCAGCAACTTCCATACCGGTCACGATCATACCAGGAACGACCTCCCTAGTCAATCTCACAATCGCATCTTCAGCGGTGTTCATGTCGAGAGCTTTCATCCCAGGAACATGGTCGATCAACCCAATGCTCTTCAACCTCTTCACACCAGTGGCTCCAAAGGGACCGTCGTGACCGCACGAGCTGACAACAATCTTGGCTTCCATGACGTTTGGGTCCATGCAAGACTGTGTGTCGTGGTTCATCGACACAAGAGCCCAGTTAGTCACCACACCACCGACTCTGTTTCCTTTCACGATCAGATCCTCGGCTGCGACGGCGTTGAAGAGCTTGACGTTGGGACGAGCCAAAAGCTTGCTCATGATGGTGGACGTGAAGAGAGCAGCGTGCTTGATAACGACGTAGTTGTCTTGCTCATCGTAAGGTACACCAATCTCATCAAGGAACAAGTGAGCTGGTTTGCGAACAATCTGTCAAATACGaatacacaattttcagaaaatCTGGCATTTTGAGTTTTGGTTTTCAATTCTAGAGATATACGATCCATCCATCCATTCGTTCTTTATAAAATTCGGTggttttaatttgattatttttttttttcggttcggatttgagAACGGTTAATATCCGAGAAAATTTTCAGGTTAATTTGATTTTCTGGATAATTTCGGTTAATTGGATAAATTTTAtggataatttttattttttttaaaaaaaattgggtaattcaaaattttcgaataaaatatagtttggatcatttgaaatattttggacaaaaaaaacattggaTAATTCATTTTtggaataaataattattattaggatatttggttattgcaaaactaaatataattagtatttttagatatgtaaacTATATTCTAAATTTGGATATCTATTGTTCGGTTTTGGTTCAAAAAAGTTCTGGTTCGGCTTTTCGGTTCCAGAAATAAAAGATCCATGCATAAAATTCTGTTCGGTTTGGATTCCCATTTTTCGGTTTGATACAGTACGGCTCATTGTTTCCAAGTTAATGTGTTAActcttaagagagagagagagaacattACCATGGCGGAGAAAAGCTGACCACCGAGCCACGCGCCACCACCGGGACTGACAGATTGTTCGATGATTGCGACCTGAACGTTAGGGTTCTTGCTGATCTCGTAAGCGCATGATAAACCAGCGGACCCAGCGCCAACAACGACAACATCAGTCTCGGCGTATGTGATCATATCCGTCATGTACCTCCTCGTCATCTCGCGAGACACGATCGACTCCTTGATCGGAGCGAAAGTGAAGGCGTTCAGATCGTAACCAGCAGTGGCGCGAACAGAGACGGTAGAGAAAGATCGTGGTTTGAGACCGACGGAGACAGGTGATGCGGAGATGGATGAGCCATGGAAAGAGGAGTCGAAAAGTCTCTGAGGCTTGGTggaagagagggagagagtaGAAGTAACGGCCGCCATTTGAGAGAGAGCGTTTAGGTTTTgtgtgatgatgatggtgaagtGAAACTATGGTGGCTTTAAATTAGAAGAAGAGATATCTGGAGAGTCAGAGATAAGGAATGAATGGTCCTCGTGGTTTTTGTATTCAAGTACAGTTTATGGTTATAAATATCAGGAAGCTTTTGTCTGGACGTACGTCTTACCATTTGCTATGAGTGTGTGGTGACACGAACACAAGAAAGTGAAATATCTTTGTACGATAGATATGGATTTGGATTTTACTTGTGAAAAAGACAGTTCGTTATTTATGGtgtccaaacaaaaaaaaaatcattatttattatacatcaatttttattatttttgtgatttaggAGAGGGATGTTCTTTTTGGTCGTggaatcttttattttcttgtggAGCAAAATAAAATATGCAATTAATTAGTAGCCAAAATCTGCAGTCCACAACTTGAAGTTGTTGCTTAACGTAATTTCTTTTGAATTAGGACCATGTTTAACTGCTTTTTGTACATGGTCAAAGATGATCCTGATATTTAGACTCATAAAAGAATGACTAGTGAGTAGTGAGTAATGTTAAGTGCTCAAGTGAAAATGGTGACATTTTTTCTGTTACAAAACGTATTTGTATTCGAGAGTTGATTCTGATGAATATGTTACAGCTCCACCGAACTACTTACAATACAAACATATGccgcaaaaaaaaacatatgcgGTTTATTGACAATGGAAATAGTGGTCTTGGGTGTAACCTTTCAGGATTTTCTAAATTATGAAAAGATAGAGTTATAAAAAGTCTTGAATAAATTTTTCCAAAGTCCGAGTTTTGTAAACAAAAGGGTCGACTAacatttgtttgttttggtttttatttgcaGTTACATGATCCCAACTTCAGTCATCAAGCATTTATTGACTTAGGttgacaaagtttttttttattgacttATGCATGGTGTGAAAAAGGTTCCTGGTTCGCTGGATAGATCGTGTCAATCTATGGAGAATGCTTAAATACGTACACTTCAAAATGAGTCATGAAAGGACAAGAATACTAATAAATAGAATAAATCCGTTGTCAGCTGCTCATAAAATTCTGGAAAAGATGACAACATTCTGCAATTGATGGCGTTCCTTAGGAAATGATCATATGAGCTTAtgtttagttttcttttctttctttaagcTAACGAAAATAGTTACATTATTACATATATTGCTTCCAAGTGATGAATTTTTATGTGATATTATATTTGCTTCATGTAGTTTTTAGTGACTTTTTATGTCAAATGATGTAATTTATTGTTCCCTACGTTCTTGTTTAATCGTTGTTTCGCATTGGATTTGAATGGAGAAGAATCGCAAACAGTAGGCAGGGGCCAATGACAAATATCTTTTTGGTACACACAACTATACATATATGGCTTAACCATATGCAATCATGGCTTAGACACAAGACAGAGATTTCTTCCTTCCCTTCATTCCCATACGACCCCAAACCTCTTTACATAAGAATACTTCTAAAACGTAAAATTAAGAGAATGACCAGAGACATTGTGTGAAAAGACATCAAGCTCaaagttcaaaaaaagaaaagacaagaaGCTCAAGAATGAGAAAGTTAGAGGGAAGCCAGACCAAGAGTAACCTTGTGGATCATTTCAGCAAATATCTTTTGAGGTAATCAAACCAAAACACAGAGAGTAACGCCTATTCGGAAGAgatttcctctttctcttcatGCCAGATACTTGAACCAGAGACACTTGTATTTCTCTACATTAAGATACATCTAATACGTAATTATCTTTAAACCGAGTTGTgaatcttaaatatttaaccCATACAACtagtttaaaatatagaaatagaaaaagtaAAGTAATGAAATTCTTCATGTAAGACTTGGCACACGTCacggaaaataaaataataaaagaatagCCCACGTCGTAGTAACTTTGGTGGATTTTTGATTGGGTTAGCATTTAGGGTAGAATGAATgatgaatttaaaaataagcTAACTTGGTTCAATTAATATATGGAAggttttttggtttaattattGGTATAACAAACATttaacaattattaattttatataaataaataacaggAAAAGAGACGTGCAAGGTGAGTCGCTGTCCCCCTCTCTGTAGTAAATCAAAGACGATACGTAAAAGAGATGTTAATCCTCTTGATATTggtttttcatttaaaaaaaaaataaataagaaaaaaccaattaaatgaaaatagaaAGAGGTTTGGTCTCTTACCGTAACATATTTTCCCCCTTTCTTGTTCCTAAACGTTTCCTAATCTGATTCCTCCTTTCGGACACGCTAAATCCCTTCTTTCTGGGTTTCTCATTTTCATTTTCTCTGCCTCAATTTTCcatcaaaacacacacaaaattacTGCTTTATTTCTtcgtcttttttctttctttcgatTTTAGGTATTatatcatcaccatcatcttcttccttaacGATTCAGCTTAACTATTTTCAGCTCGATCGCTGATTCTTTCTTCAGGGTTTTGcaaattttcaatttctttgCTTTGATCAAAGCTTTAATCTTcacaaaaatcagaaaattgGAAGCAATCTCAGGCGTATAGATATTGAATTGGAGAAGGGTAACGAGTTATGAGGAAACACGGCGACGTTTCTCCGAAGCCGACAACTTCCGACGGAGGAGTTGTGTCTCGATCAGCTCGGACCTCGTTCCGTGCTCTGTTTCGTGTCATTTCCTCTGGTGCTTCCACCGTCGCTCGCTCCGCCGCATCCGCCGCTTCTTCCGCCGTTAACCGTGACGTTGAATCTCTTCACGATcaggttaaaaataaataaattgcaaaTTAAGCAACTTTATCTGTGTTGTTATCCAAAGTTATATAATGGGTTTGCTTCATTTGTTTGATAGCTTTTAAAAGATTGGACCTTTTAGGTTGTGGGCTGTTTTGCTTTCTCGAAATcttggaacttttttttttttttatgcaaaaatTGGAACTTTACCTGTGATGTTTGTCAAAGTTAGGAGCTTTCTATAATGGGTttgtttcatttgttttaaaagcTTTAAAAAGATCGAACCTTTATAAGGTTGTGGAGTGTtctgttttatttaaaagttgGATTCTTTATTTAGGTACTATGGGCGGGGTTTGATAAGCTGGAGAAAGAAGACGGCGACACACGGAGAGTTCTCTTACTTGCGTTTCACTCCGGTTTCCAAATTTGGGATGTTGAAGAAACGGATAACGTTCATGTTTTGTCTCTTCCCACGACGATGGACAAGCGTCATTCATGCAAATGCTACCGAACCCTATAACATCGGAGGAGTTGACGATAGGTTCTCCGAGAGCCGTCCGCTTTTGGCTGTCTGTGGTGACAGTTCTTGGGAAGAGCAGAGCGTTTCCGACAGCCCTGGAAGCGAAACCGTGGTGGTTCCTACGAATGTGCATGTCTACTCTCGTTAAAGTCTCAGTCTTATGTCCATACGTTGAGGTTCCGGTCTGTTATCTATACCGTTAGGTGTAGTTCTCGGATTGTTGCTGTACTCCAAGCATCTCAGGTTCGAGTTTTGTCCTATTATGTCTGATTCTGTTTTTTGTGATTTGTAACTAACAAGTGCCATTGAACTTTGTTAGATACATTGTTTTGACGCTAAGACATTGGTGAAGGAGTACATGATTGTCACTAACTCAATAGCCTATGGCTCCTTGGGGTTGGATACGGTCCTCTCGCCGTTGGTCCACGGTGGATTGCTTATAGCGGAAGCCGTGTCGCTGACTCAACTTCCACGCTATTCAATCCGGAACTCATCACACTGTCATCGTCACCGAGTGTTGCGCAGTTTGCAAGAGAATCTAGCAGGCAGATCGCTTCTGGGATCGTGACGCTTGGTGACAAAGGGTACAAGTCATTCTCTAGGTACTGCTCGGAGGTTTTGCCTAATCCGTATATTCCTGTTTGAAAGGCATTGGTGTTGCTAATGACAACGTGGTAGACGCAGATAGCGTAGGGATGGTATATACTCCAAATCCTCCTCTGGTTAATGATCCATTGATCTGTgcttttatacatatatatatttatatatatgtttgtggTGTGGTGTGTGCAGGTTATAATCAAAGATATTATAAGCAAAAGCGTTATAACGCAGTT from Brassica napus cultivar Da-Ae unplaced genomic scaffold, Da-Ae ScsIHWf_2493;HRSCAF=3220, whole genome shotgun sequence encodes:
- the LOC125601255 gene encoding thiamine thiazole synthase, chloroplastic; the protein is MAAVTSTLSLSSTKPQRLFDSSFHGSSISASPVSVGLKPRSFSTVSVRATAGYDLNAFTFAPIKESIVSREMTRRYMTDMITYAETDVVVVGAGSAGLSCAYEISKNPNVQVAIIEQSVSPGGGAWLGGQLFSAMIVRKPAHLFLDEIGVPYDEQDNYVVIKHAALFTSTIMSKLLARPNVKLFNAVAAEDLIVKGNRVGGVVTNWALVSMNHDTQSCMDPNVMEAKIVVSSCGHDGPFGATGVKRLKSIGLIDHVPGMKALDMNTAEDAIVRLTREVVPGMIVTGMEVAEIDGAPRMGPTFGAMMISGQKAGHLALKALGQPNALDGTYVGDLSPELVLAAADSAETVDA